The Streptomyces sp. V3I7 genome segment CCGCTGAACCGCTGAGCCGGTTCATCGTGCCGATCGCGGTGAAACCGTCCCCGCCGAGCTGGAGGACGACGTGGTGCACCAGCCCGTCCTCGACGCGGGCGCGCACGCTCACGTCGTCGATCGGCCCGGGGGCGAGGAAGCGCAGGGTGTCGATGACGTGGATGAAGTCGTCGAGGACCAGCGTGCGCGCGGCCTCCGGCCGTCCGACGCGGTTCTTCTGCATGAGGATCAGCTCGCGCGGGTGCTCGGCGCACTGCGCGTAGGCGGGGGCGAAACGCCGGTTGAACCCCACGGCCAGCGGGAGGTTCCGCTCCTCGGCGAGCTCCACCAGCCGTTCGGCGTCGCGGAGTTCGTACGCGAGCGGCTTGTCGACGTACGTCGGTACGTCCGCCTCCAGCAGCCGGGTGACGATCTCGGGGTGGACGTCGGTGGGCGCGTGGACGAAGGCGGCGTCGAGGTCCTGGGCGAGCAGGGAGTCGAGCGTGGTGTGCCGCTGCCCGGCCGGGAGGTGGAGGCTGTCGGCGACCTGGCTGAGGGTAGCGGGCGTCCTGGTCTGCAGATGCAGCTCCACGCCCGGCTGCACGCCCAGCACCGGCAGATAGGCCTTCTGCGCGATGTCACCGAGTCCGATGCAGCCGACCTTCACGTGTGCTCCTCCTGGCGTTCTGCCTGGTGTTTTCCCGACGGTTCCTGCTCGGAAGGATACGGTGGCCGCCAGTTCACGCTGAAAACTCCTCGCGCGGCGCCGCAGGCCCGAGCGACGATACGAGCATGCCGATCAAGCGCGAAGAACCAGCCAAGACCGCCGACGAACGCACCATGCTGGAAGGCTGGTTGGACTACCACCGGCAGACCCTCGCCTGGAAGTGCGAGGGCCTCACCGAAGAACAGCTGCGCACCGCGTCGGCGCCGCCGTCCGGGCTGTCCCTCATGGGTCTGGTGCGGCACATGGCGGAGACGGAGCGGGGCTGGTTCCGGCGG includes the following:
- a CDS encoding Gfo/Idh/MocA family protein — its product is MKVGCIGLGDIAQKAYLPVLGVQPGVELHLQTRTPATLSQVADSLHLPAGQRHTTLDSLLAQDLDAAFVHAPTDVHPEIVTRLLEADVPTYVDKPLAYELRDAERLVELAEERNLPLAVGFNRRFAPAYAQCAEHPRELILMQKNRVGRPEAARTLVLDDFIHVIDTLRFLAPGPIDDVSVRARVEDGLVHHVVLQLGGDGFTAIGTMNRLSGSAEEVLEVSGQDSKRQVINLAEVVDHKGQPTVRRRGDWVPVSRQRGIEQAALTFLDAVRAGTVLNARDALATHELCERVVRAVQERSPAA